A single genomic interval of Rhodopseudomonas palustris harbors:
- a CDS encoding MarR family transcriptional regulator gives MMANKRTSADNVADAKMELANRLFFRLYQCANMLHKTGTRAVEAEGLTTQQWAVLGALSRPAVANGMSIGDLARYLMVSRQNLTGLIGRMERDGHVAVVPDERDRRSRLVTMTKSGRHVWEVLAQPKIRAYYGEVLGDFSINDVTHALHYLLKILDNMKRLDDGAAGEAVATELE, from the coding sequence ATGATGGCAAATAAGCGCACGAGTGCCGATAATGTTGCAGATGCGAAGATGGAATTGGCCAACCGGCTGTTCTTTCGTCTCTATCAATGCGCCAATATGTTGCATAAAACCGGCACGCGGGCGGTCGAAGCCGAGGGGCTGACGACGCAGCAATGGGCGGTGCTCGGAGCGCTGTCGCGACCCGCTGTGGCGAACGGCATGAGCATCGGCGATCTGGCGCGCTATCTGATGGTGAGCCGGCAGAACCTCACTGGTCTGATCGGTCGGATGGAGCGCGACGGTCATGTCGCGGTCGTTCCGGATGAGCGCGATCGCCGCTCACGGCTGGTGACGATGACCAAGTCCGGGCGTCACGTCTGGGAGGTGCTCGCGCAGCCGAAGATCCGGGCGTATTACGGCGAAGTGCTCGGCGATTTTTCGATCAATGATGTCACCCACGCGCTGCACTACCTGCTCAAGATCCTCGACAACATGAAGCGTCTCGACGATGGCGCTGCGGGCGAAGCTGTGGCGACGGAACTGGAATGA
- a CDS encoding zinc-binding dehydrogenase — translation MRAVFMTGHGGNEVIEVGDRPTPQRRPGEVLVRMRAATVNRVDLYMRDSGAGITHSLPQIMGVDGAGVIEEADTPELIGRRVTLYPGIVCGSCEFCRRGEPVLCAKMSLLGEHRDGTMAEYVCVPAGNALPIPDRLDFAQAAALGVNYLTAWRMLLTKAKLQPGETVLVFGVGGGVSLAAMQIAAAAGARVLATSRSADKLARARALGADAVIDAPADKIPAAVMELTGGRGADVVIENIGGAMWSAALKSLVRGGRVATCGATIGDQPPADLRRVFIRQLQIFGSTLGNPSELSELIAWCDAGKLTPPIDLHYPLGDIRAAFDHLESGSQFGKIAIDI, via the coding sequence ATGAGAGCGGTATTCATGACCGGTCACGGCGGCAACGAGGTGATCGAGGTCGGCGATCGCCCGACGCCGCAGCGCCGCCCGGGTGAAGTGCTGGTGCGGATGCGCGCCGCGACCGTCAACCGCGTCGACCTCTACATGCGCGACAGCGGCGCCGGCATCACCCACAGCCTGCCGCAGATCATGGGGGTGGACGGGGCCGGCGTGATCGAGGAGGCGGACACGCCGGAGCTGATCGGGCGGCGGGTGACGCTGTATCCGGGCATTGTCTGCGGTTCTTGCGAATTCTGCCGCCGCGGCGAGCCGGTGCTGTGCGCCAAGATGAGCCTGCTCGGCGAGCATCGCGACGGCACCATGGCTGAGTATGTCTGCGTGCCGGCCGGAAATGCACTGCCGATCCCTGACCGGCTCGATTTCGCCCAGGCCGCTGCGCTCGGCGTGAACTATCTCACGGCGTGGCGGATGCTGTTAACCAAGGCGAAGCTGCAACCGGGCGAAACCGTGCTGGTGTTCGGGGTTGGTGGCGGCGTGTCGCTCGCGGCGATGCAGATTGCTGCGGCCGCCGGCGCCCGTGTGCTGGCGACCTCACGCAGCGCCGACAAGCTGGCGCGGGCCCGGGCGCTCGGCGCCGATGCGGTGATCGATGCGCCGGCCGACAAGATCCCCGCCGCGGTGATGGAGTTGACCGGCGGCCGCGGCGCCGACGTGGTGATCGAGAATATCGGCGGGGCGATGTGGAGCGCGGCGCTGAAATCGCTGGTGCGCGGCGGGCGGGTCGCGACCTGCGGTGCCACGATCGGCGATCAGCCTCCGGCCGATTTGCGCCGGGTATTCATCCGCCAGCTTCAGATCTTCGGCTCGACCCTCGGCAACCCGAGTGAGCTTTCCGAGCTGATCGCCTGGTGCGATGCCGGAAAGCTGACACCGCCGATCGATCTGCACTATCCGCTCGGCGATATCCGCGCCGCATTCGATCATCTCGAATCCGGTAGCCAGTTCGGCAAGATCGCGATCGACATCTGA
- a CDS encoding enoyl-CoA hydratase-related protein, which yields MSSNPIITETQGRVGIITLNRPEVLNALNDALMDALGAALLAFDADDGIGAIVIAGNARAFAAGADIASMAAWSYSDVYGSNFITRNWETIRQVRKPVLAAVGGLAYGGGCELALACDIVIAGRSAKFALPEIKLGLLPGAGGTQRLPRAIGKAKAMDMCLSARPLNAEEADRYGLVSRVVDDDRLRDETVALATTIAAFSAPALMALKESLNRAFESTLAEGILFERRELHARFASADAREGIQAFLEKRAPQFTHR from the coding sequence TTGTCGTCCAATCCCATTATCACCGAAACCCAGGGCCGGGTCGGCATCATCACGCTGAACCGCCCTGAAGTCCTCAACGCCCTGAACGATGCGCTGATGGATGCGCTCGGCGCCGCGCTGCTGGCGTTCGATGCCGACGACGGCATCGGCGCGATCGTGATCGCCGGCAATGCCCGCGCGTTCGCGGCAGGCGCCGACATCGCCTCGATGGCGGCGTGGAGCTATAGTGACGTCTACGGCTCGAACTTCATCACCCGCAATTGGGAGACGATCCGTCAGGTGCGAAAGCCGGTGCTGGCCGCGGTGGGCGGCCTCGCTTATGGCGGCGGCTGCGAATTGGCGCTCGCCTGCGACATCGTGATCGCCGGCCGCAGTGCCAAATTCGCGCTGCCGGAAATCAAGCTCGGCCTGTTGCCCGGCGCCGGCGGCACGCAACGCTTGCCGCGCGCGATCGGCAAGGCGAAGGCGATGGACATGTGCCTGTCGGCGCGGCCGCTCAACGCCGAAGAGGCCGATCGCTACGGCCTGGTGTCGCGCGTGGTCGATGACGACAGACTGCGCGACGAGACCGTGGCGCTGGCCACCACGATCGCGGCGTTCTCCGCCCCCGCCCTGATGGCGCTGAAGGAAAGCCTCAACCGCGCATTCGAAAGCACGCTCGCCGAAGGCATCCTGTTCGAACGCCGCGAGTTGCATGCCCGCTTCGCCAGCGCCGACGCCCGCGAGGGCATTCAAGCCTTCCTCGAAAAACGCGCACCGCAGTTCACCCACCGCTAG
- the badH gene encoding 2-hydroxycyclohexanecarboxyl-CoA dehydrogenase translates to MARLQNKTAVITGGGGGIGGATCRRFAQDGAKVAVLDLNLDAAEKIAGEIRAAGGAAEAIRCDIADRKSVDAAIATTTDKLGPVDILVNNAGWDIFKPFTKSEPGEWERLIAINLTGALHMHHAVLPGMVERRYGRIVNIASDAARVGSSGEAVYAACKGGLVAFSKTLAREHARHGITVNVVCPGPTDTALLAGVTSGAANPEKLIEAFTKAIPIGRLGKPDDLAGAIAFFGSDDAGFITGQVLSVSGGLTMNG, encoded by the coding sequence ATGGCGCGGCTGCAGAACAAAACGGCGGTGATCACGGGTGGTGGCGGCGGCATCGGCGGGGCGACGTGTCGCCGGTTTGCGCAGGACGGGGCCAAGGTCGCAGTGCTCGACCTCAATCTCGACGCCGCCGAGAAGATCGCCGGCGAGATCCGCGCCGCGGGTGGCGCGGCCGAAGCGATCCGCTGCGACATCGCCGACCGCAAAAGCGTCGACGCCGCGATCGCGACGACGACGGACAAACTCGGGCCGGTGGACATTCTGGTCAACAACGCCGGCTGGGACATCTTCAAGCCGTTCACCAAGAGCGAGCCGGGCGAATGGGAGCGACTGATCGCCATCAACCTCACCGGCGCGCTGCACATGCATCACGCGGTGCTGCCCGGCATGGTCGAGCGGCGCTACGGCCGCATCGTCAACATCGCCTCTGACGCAGCGCGCGTCGGCTCGTCGGGCGAAGCGGTGTACGCCGCCTGCAAAGGCGGCCTCGTCGCATTCTCCAAGACCCTGGCACGCGAACACGCCCGCCACGGCATCACCGTCAACGTCGTCTGCCCGGGGCCGACCGACACCGCGCTGCTCGCCGGCGTGACCTCCGGCGCCGCCAATCCGGAAAAACTGATCGAAGCCTTCACCAAGGCGATTCCGATCGGCCGGCTCGGCAAGCCGGACGATCTCGCCGGCGCGATCGCGTTCTTCGGCAGCGACGACGCCGGCTTCATCACCGGCCAGGTGCTGAGCGTCTCCGGCGGCCTGACGATGAACGGCTGA
- the aliB gene encoding cyclohexanecarboxyl-CoA dehydrogenase: protein MNPYLNEDLVALATQARRFAADRIAPGFQERDRTRVLDRGLMKAMGEMGFIAPELPEACGGLGMGSLAAGVIHEEIARADLSMSYVNLLASLNGQILSQHGQREIVQPWLTKLIAGDALFAIALTEPRGGSDAANLRLRIERDGDDYIVNGEKTSISAADQADAAVVFGRTGSIDAGAHGVTALLIPMDLPGITRNRFDCHGQRAIGRGSLFFENVRVPTAHRLGDENKGFVQVMQGFDFSRALIGLQVLAVARVALEETWAHVAERQAFGKPLSAFQGVSHPLADLDTQVEAARLLCLQALWLKDHGAPHSAEAAMCKWWAPKLAYDVIHQCLLMHGHGGYDRGPMEQRLRDVLGFQIGDGTAQIMKTIIARHRAGRAAVPA from the coding sequence ATGAATCCATATTTGAATGAAGACCTCGTGGCGCTGGCCACGCAGGCCCGGCGGTTCGCCGCCGACCGGATCGCGCCGGGATTTCAGGAACGCGACCGGACGCGGGTGCTCGACCGCGGCTTGATGAAGGCGATGGGCGAGATGGGCTTCATCGCGCCCGAACTGCCGGAAGCCTGCGGCGGGCTCGGCATGGGCAGCCTCGCGGCCGGCGTGATCCACGAGGAGATCGCGCGCGCCGACCTCAGCATGTCCTACGTCAATCTGCTGGCCTCGCTGAACGGTCAGATCCTGTCGCAGCACGGCCAGCGCGAGATCGTGCAGCCGTGGCTGACGAAGCTGATCGCCGGCGACGCGCTGTTCGCGATCGCGCTGACCGAACCGCGCGGCGGCTCGGATGCGGCGAACCTGCGGCTGCGGATCGAGCGCGACGGCGACGACTACATCGTCAATGGCGAGAAGACTTCGATCTCCGCAGCCGATCAGGCGGATGCGGCGGTAGTGTTCGGCCGCACCGGCTCGATCGACGCCGGCGCACATGGCGTCACCGCGCTGCTGATTCCGATGGACCTGCCCGGCATCACCCGCAACAGGTTCGACTGCCACGGCCAGCGTGCGATCGGCCGCGGCTCGCTGTTTTTCGAGAACGTTCGCGTCCCGACCGCGCATCGGCTCGGCGACGAGAACAAGGGCTTCGTCCAGGTGATGCAGGGCTTTGACTTCTCCCGCGCGCTGATCGGCCTGCAAGTGCTCGCCGTCGCGCGCGTCGCACTCGAGGAGACCTGGGCGCATGTCGCGGAGCGGCAGGCGTTCGGCAAACCGCTGTCGGCGTTTCAGGGCGTGTCGCATCCGCTCGCTGACCTCGACACCCAGGTCGAGGCCGCGCGTCTGTTGTGCCTGCAGGCGCTTTGGCTAAAGGACCACGGCGCCCCGCACAGCGCCGAGGCCGCGATGTGCAAATGGTGGGCGCCGAAGCTCGCTTACGACGTGATCCATCAATGCCTGCTGATGCACGGCCACGGTGGCTACGACCGCGGCCCGATGGAGCAGCGGCTGCGCGACGTGCTCGGCTTCCAGATCGGCGACGGCACCGCGCAGATCATGAAGACGATCATCGCGCGCCACCGGGCCGGCCGCGCCGCAGTGCCGGCCTGA
- the badI gene encoding 2-ketocyclohexanecarboxyl-CoA hydrolase, with translation MQFEDLIYEIRNGVAWIIINRPDKMNAFRGTTCDELIKALYKAGYDKDVGAIVLAGAGDRAFCTGGDQSTHDGNYDGRGTVGLPMEELHTAIRDVPKPVIARVQGYAIGGGNVLATICDLTICSEKAIFGQVGPKMGSVDPGYGTAFLARVVGEKKAREIWYMCRRYSGKEAEAMGLANLCVPHEELDAEVQKWGEELCERSPTALAIAKRSFNMDTAHQAGIAGMGMYALKLYYDTEESREGVKALQEKRKPEFRKYIK, from the coding sequence ATGCAGTTCGAAGACCTGATCTATGAAATCCGCAACGGCGTGGCGTGGATCATCATCAACCGTCCGGACAAGATGAATGCGTTCCGCGGCACCACCTGCGACGAGTTGATCAAGGCCCTGTACAAGGCGGGCTACGACAAGGACGTCGGGGCGATCGTACTGGCCGGCGCCGGCGACCGCGCCTTCTGCACCGGCGGCGATCAGTCCACCCACGACGGCAATTACGACGGTCGCGGCACCGTCGGGCTGCCGATGGAGGAACTGCACACTGCGATCCGCGACGTGCCCAAGCCGGTGATCGCCCGCGTCCAGGGCTATGCGATCGGCGGCGGCAATGTGCTGGCGACGATCTGCGACCTGACGATCTGCTCGGAGAAGGCGATCTTCGGCCAGGTCGGCCCGAAGATGGGCTCGGTCGATCCCGGCTACGGCACCGCGTTCCTGGCCCGCGTCGTCGGAGAAAAGAAGGCCCGCGAGATCTGGTACATGTGCCGGCGTTACTCGGGCAAGGAAGCCGAGGCGATGGGCCTCGCCAATCTCTGCGTGCCGCACGAGGAGCTCGATGCCGAAGTGCAGAAGTGGGGCGAAGAGCTGTGCGAACGGTCACCGACCGCGCTCGCGATCGCCAAGCGCAGCTTCAACATGGACACAGCGCATCAAGCCGGCATCGCCGGCATGGGGATGTACGCGCTGAAACTCTATTACGACACAGAGGAATCGCGCGAAGGCGTCAAGGCGCTGCAGGAGAAACGTAAGCCCGAATTCCGCAAGTACATCAAATAA
- the aliA gene encoding cyclohexanecarboxylate-CoA ligase produces the protein MEFDAVLLPPRRAASIAAGLWHDRTINDDLDACAAYCPDKVALTAVRLDGGAVRRFSYRELPTLADRVAVGLSRLGVGHGDVVAMQLPNWWQFTVLYLACSRIGAVLNPLMPIFRERELSFMLKHGDAKVLVVPKSFRGFDHEAMARSLQPDLPALRTIVVVDGGGADDFDTLLTTPEWEKQPDAATILQGSRPSPDDITQLIYTSGTTGEPKGVMHSANTLMANIVPYAQRLALRESDVILMASPMAHQTGFMYGLMMPIMLRASAVLQDIWEPTKAAELIRTERVTFTMASTPFLTDLTRVVKESDEPVPSLKTFLCAGAPIPGPLVEQAQAGLGAKIVSAWGMTENGAVTLIKLDDDDKLASTTDGCPLPGVEVKVIDGDGKALPPNQIGRLVVRSCSNFGGYLKRPHWNGTDADGWFDTGDLAYMTADGYIRISGRSKDVIIRGGENIPVVEVEALLYKHPAVAQVAIVAYPDERLGERACAVVVPKTGASIDFAAMVEFLKAQKLALQYIPERLVVRDAMPATPSGKIQKFRLREMLQHNDL, from the coding sequence ATGGAGTTCGACGCCGTTCTGCTGCCGCCACGCCGCGCCGCGAGCATCGCCGCCGGCCTGTGGCACGACCGAACCATCAACGACGATCTCGATGCCTGCGCGGCGTATTGCCCCGACAAAGTCGCACTGACCGCGGTTCGGCTCGACGGCGGCGCGGTGCGCCGCTTCAGCTACCGCGAGCTCCCGACGCTGGCCGATCGCGTCGCGGTTGGCCTCAGCCGGCTCGGCGTCGGCCACGGCGATGTCGTCGCGATGCAGCTGCCGAACTGGTGGCAGTTCACCGTGCTGTATCTCGCCTGCTCGCGGATCGGCGCGGTGCTCAACCCGCTAATGCCGATCTTCCGTGAGCGCGAGCTGTCGTTCATGCTGAAGCACGGCGACGCCAAGGTACTGGTGGTGCCGAAGAGCTTCCGCGGCTTCGACCATGAAGCGATGGCGCGTAGCCTGCAGCCCGATCTGCCGGCTCTGCGTACGATCGTCGTGGTCGATGGCGGCGGTGCAGACGATTTCGACACGCTGCTGACAACGCCCGAATGGGAAAAGCAGCCGGACGCCGCGACGATCCTTCAAGGCAGCCGTCCTTCTCCTGACGACATCACACAACTGATCTACACCTCCGGCACCACCGGCGAGCCGAAAGGCGTGATGCACAGCGCCAACACGCTGATGGCCAATATCGTGCCCTACGCGCAGCGGCTCGCGCTTCGCGAGTCCGACGTGATCCTGATGGCGTCGCCGATGGCACATCAGACCGGCTTCATGTACGGGCTGATGATGCCGATCATGCTGCGCGCCAGCGCGGTGCTGCAGGACATCTGGGAGCCGACGAAAGCGGCCGAACTGATTCGCACCGAGCGCGTCACCTTCACCATGGCGTCGACGCCGTTCCTCACCGACCTGACCCGCGTGGTGAAGGAGAGCGACGAGCCGGTACCCAGCCTGAAGACCTTCCTGTGCGCCGGCGCGCCGATTCCCGGGCCGCTGGTCGAACAGGCTCAGGCCGGTCTCGGCGCCAAGATCGTGTCGGCCTGGGGCATGACCGAGAACGGCGCGGTGACGCTGATCAAGCTCGACGACGACGACAAGCTCGCCTCGACCACCGACGGCTGCCCGCTGCCCGGCGTCGAGGTGAAAGTAATCGATGGCGACGGCAAAGCGCTGCCGCCGAACCAGATCGGCCGGCTGGTGGTACGGTCGTGTTCGAACTTCGGTGGCTATCTGAAGCGGCCGCATTGGAACGGCACCGACGCCGACGGCTGGTTCGACACCGGCGACCTCGCCTACATGACGGCCGATGGCTACATCCGGATCAGCGGCCGCAGCAAGGACGTGATCATCCGCGGCGGCGAAAACATCCCGGTCGTCGAGGTCGAGGCGCTGCTCTACAAGCACCCCGCCGTCGCCCAGGTCGCGATCGTCGCCTATCCGGACGAACGGCTTGGCGAGCGCGCCTGCGCCGTGGTGGTGCCGAAGACCGGCGCAAGCATCGACTTCGCCGCAATGGTCGAGTTCCTGAAGGCGCAGAAGCTGGCGCTGCAATACATCCCCGAGCGGCTAGTCGTCCGCGATGCGATGCCGGCGACGCCGTCCGGCAAGATCCAGAAATTCCGGCTGCGCGAGATGCTGCAGCACAACGATCTGTAA